gcagtgatgaattatagctcactgcagccttgaactcttgggcttaagagatccttctgcctcagcttcccgagtagctaggactacaggtgcaggctaccatgcctggctaattttttaaatttttttgtagagacagggttttgctatgttgcccaggccagtattgaactcctggcctcaagtgaacctcctgcttttgcctcccaaagtgttgggattgtaggtatGAGTCTCCTTGCCTGGCCTAGATTCTGTTTTTATGTGATGAATGTATGTAGCATGTCTTTGTCTTGTGCTAAGTGGGGATTATTAACTACTTAGAATATTAAATTATACaacaatttcttttgtttatttgcattttgttttttataactCTTACTCCCTTTTCCCCTCACAGGAGAACTGTGTTTATGAAACTGTAGTTTTGCCTTTGGATGAAAGGGCATTTGAGAAGACTTTAACACCAATCATACAGGAATATTTTGAGCATGGAGATACTAATGAAGTTGCGGTAGGTTTAAAGTTGCAAGTGTAATGTATTTAATATAGGAGAGAAGAAGTCTTTTATAAGCAAAATACATCTAgaatgatcttgggtcactgaataaatttaatcattttcttttgcataagTGAATTTCTAAGAAATGGAATAAAATCTGATTACATTAAAATAGTTATAGACTTGGGATGTGATGAGAGCTATGTgccattttcttctctgaaaaatgacaatattttaataattttaataatgataatttgtaatgtatatgaatttataaaatctgtttttttaatttataaaatataattttagcagTTTGAGGGCACTTATAGACCCCCCTGAAACCTCTTCAGGGACCTCAGTTAAGAATGCCTGacatagtttcatttttttgacatttatttcaaGTATGTTCAGAAGTAGGATAAAATTTCTTTGTactttgtccaaaaaaaaaccccacaaataatAAAGATTTGAAAAAGAATTAGAAACCATGAGAATAATTATTAATTGTTCATAAAGTAAATCTaggataaaataaaactattggtCAGTTAGGATTATTGAATTAAAGTAATATAATTGTAACTCTTTAGAAGACTTTGATCATTTAGGTTCTTAAAATTTAGACTAGACTTTCATGATTTGTCTGGTACTGTGAGGTTTGTTATCTTTGGATTTGTAGGATTTGAATATAAGACAAATGTTTGTTCTGTACATACCATCTGGAGGAATTTGTAATAGGTGATTCTTGCCCTTTTGAAGCCCAGTCAAGTGAAAGAAATGATGTGTAAACAGATTATTAAAGTATGTGAAATATTCTGTTATAGAGGAAAAGTTTCCATGAGTcctatgagggcagggactgttgAAATCTTGTTATCTACCTAGCATAAGACTGTTTGTATACTACATATCTATTAACTGAGTAGGTTTGGAAAGCATAAAATAGAGAGTAATAGTAGAGATGATTCTCTGCTGTTCTGAAGGATGGTGAGGAGTTTGCCAGTTAAGATAGTTTTCCAGGAAAGAGGAGTATCGTGTTTGAGGGTAATGGATTAGTTGTTAAAGTGCAGTCAATGAAGATGAACTGCAGTGAGTGAGAAGAGATTATTAACAAGGACACCAGTTAGGTGGCTGTGAAAATAGTTCTGGCACTCTCTTAGTAGTATATCATGATTTaaagattctaagaaaactttGATTAAAGAGGAGGGCACTATAACTGAATTAGAACTTATCTTCTAGAGTCAGACTGCCTTTATTCCGCTTTCAATTTGGCTACTTCAGCTGTGTGCCCTCTCTGCTTTGAGTATGATAGGTATGATAATACTCAAAGGGCTATTTGAGTATTAAATAAGGTAATATAAATAAAGAGGCTATTATAATGCCTGATACATTAGTCAATAAGTATTAGCTGCAGCTATTATATTTCTaataggaaattttaaatttaccccagaattttaaaccaataatcccatttaaaaacaGTTGTTTAAGATCTAATTTTAAACTTGATACAGAAGTGtaaagtgaatttttattttaagagaaggCTTTGAAGAAAAGTAGAATAGCTTATGATAATGtaaaatgaatttcttcacaaATTCTCATAAAACagtatttatagaaataatagattgtAAGGCAGGTTGGTTACTCCTAATACCAATCTTAGCAATATTATGTAGTTTAATGAACTACCCATGAGCTGCATAATGATGTTTCCATGACAGACTGCATATATACCTGTGGTCTCAAGTAATACTCTTTACTatatcttttctgtgtttagataggtaaccattgtgttacagttgtctacggtattcagtatagtaacatactgtacaggtttgtagcccaggagcaataggttataccatatagcctacATGTAGGCTATGccatttaggtttgtgtaagtacactctataatGATTGCACACTGATGAAATCACCTAAATGGtgaatttctcagaatgtatccatGTTGTTAAGTGACCCATGacagtattttaaatgtatttcacatTTTTGAATTTAGCGATGTTAAGGCAGTTAAAGCTTGACAAAGTGGATCAATGTCTAATTTATGCGCAGGGAAAAAGGGTGTATTTATCCTATCTCCTAAAACATGACTGTGTCTTTTGATTATTTCCAAAGAGTGAGATGtaaagatatatagataaaagctcgatttttcaaaaataaaattttattgaactgTAGGTAGTGatacacattaaaaatgtttttaaattatttttttgaacaGGAAATGTTAAGAGATTTAAATCTTGGTGAAATGAAAAGTGGAGTACCTGTGTTGGCAGTGTCCTTAGCATTGGAGGGGAAGGCTAGTCATAGAGAGATGACATCTAAGCTTCTTTCTGACCTTTGTGGGACAGTAATGAGCACAAGTGATGtggaaaaatcatttgataaattgTTGAAAGATCTACCTGAATTAGCATTGGATACTCCTAGAGCACCACAGGTTTGTATGattcttctttttgttcattCCCTCCCACGACTATACTCCTAACTGTGGAAATAATGTATACTCCTAGGAAATTTTAGTAGATGGAAGGGGATGGCCCACATTTCCCACCACACCGAACTACCCCTCTAACATTTCGGTGTATTTTTCctagttcttttgttttttaaacatggtCTTCAACATGCTATAAATTTAATGTTATGTTGTACTTTTCCCCCATGATCTGTgtagtttttagttcttttttttttttttgccatatataTAGTCTTTATTATATGTAGTTGTTTTATTagctaagattttttaaaaatgtaggttaCGATTGCTTCActaatgtttattataaaaagtcAGGAATAAGACTCTTCCTTTTTGTAGCTTTGAAAACATGTGAAATTGTTATTGTCAAAAGTTTTTAATCAAGGTAAAATCACTTTACCTAAAACATTAATTTAGAAATAGAATATAGGCATGTCAGTTCCTAAATGCTGTTTCTGTTATACTTAATGACAGACAGTAGTCTCTATGAGATATTGAATGGTGATTCTAGTGcagacattttttccttttataccaaTACATGTACTGTAACAAAATGATTATATAAGTTTATATTTATTgtagaatttttgaaaaataaaagccagaaagaagaaAGGCCAGCAAAAACTGCTACTGGTGTTAAGTTTTCCATTCTCCTTTCTGTGGGTATATATCAGTGTATGACTTCTATaaatccttaatttttttaaattaaaaaaatggaatcataccatgTATGCTATTTTGTAAACTTGATTTTTCTCATACCATGAAATATGGTAAATATCTTTCCCTGTGGCCACATAATATACCATTTTACATATATACCATTTAACCATACCTTTATTTTTGAACACTAATTTCCAGTGTTTATAATAAGTAATGCTGTGAACATACTTCCAGCTATTTCTATACAACTTTTCTTTCTCCACAAGATAAATTCCTTTGATTAGTTTTTGAGAGaacctagtcttttttttttttttttttaagaagacttCACTTGACCTTAAATCATTCatttaaccccagcactttgggaggctgaagcaggcgaatcacaaggtcaggagttcgagaccagcctggccaagatggtgacaccccgtctctactagaaatataaaaattagccaggcatggtggcgtgcgcctgtagtcccagccacttgggaggctgaggccgaagaatcacttgaacccgggaggtggaggttgcagtgagctgagatcgtgccactgcactccagcctgggcgacagagcgagagtctgtctcaaaaaaaaaaaaaaaaaaaaaaaaaatcatgtactATGTATTCAGGCAGTGTGCAAGGTGTTAGGAATTCATTAGTGAGCACAACAGATGTGGCCCCCGCTCTGGCACTTAACTTGAAGGTTAAGATGTGGGAGTGTATGCCAGGCATAACAGGTACTacataggttttttttaaaaaaacttccagCATCTTTCAGGTACTGACTGTGTACTTCAGCCAATCTTCATCATTTATGTATTTAGAAATTGTGTCCTACAAAAGTTAAGATTTTTTTATAtagcccccttttttttttctccttattacaGTTGGTGGGCCAGTTTATTGCTAGAGCTGTTGGAGATGGAATTTTATGTAATACCTATATTGATAGTTACAAAGGAACTGTAGATTGTGTGCAGGCTAGGTAAGTAAATCACTTTTCCTACTTAGAATTTCAAAATAGGGGAAAATTCTACAGGATCATATTGAAATGACACTTGGCATTAATCAAACACTCTGTACATCTGTTTGTCACTTCTCTATATTCTCCACTGTTAAAATGGAGAGAACGTTGACATGACATACCAGGAAGAGGACAGTACTATAATGCAAAAGTTCTGGAGTTCAGCTAAATCATTAATTACCTTCATGTCAAGCCACtcttctttgggcctcagtttctttatttatgAAACAAAGCCATTGGACAGATCTTTAAGTTCTCTTTTCAGGTTTTAGCATTCTGTAGTAGTTTAATATTCTAATAAGATGGATAACATTAACAAGAGAGGCCtcatgtgtggttttattttgtatttatctaCTGTAGAAACTTTAgtcagaaaatgtctttttcacTCTTGTGATTTAGTACAATTAATATGATATTTGGAATAACTAAATGTGCTATTTGGGAGTTATGCTATATGTTTTTTCTTGACTTCTTGGAGACTTGGACTCAGCCATGTCTTAGTTTTCCTTAGGTCTGTATATTAACTTAATTTTCTAGGGCTACTTCACATCATAGTGGAATGGTCTTCCTGGGTAGGAAGGCATGGATCTAGGTGAAAGTTAATTATATATGAAGTGTTTCTTCTCAGAGTAGATCAGTTATTTTGTaatgtgttttgatttttcttgaaggagaaatgaaataaagcatgagaATATTAACATGAGGATCAACTTTTTTTGctcctttttgttttgaaaaagtgttttgaattttattttgcttttatgttttgtgAAAGATTTAGGGCATATAGGATTTTGTAAGCTTTATCCATAATTTGGTAAACTTTAGGTATGTCCAGCTatcaaacttaaattttttttctttctctgtagagCTGCTCTGGATAAGGCTACCGTGCTTCTGAGCATGTCTAAAGGTGGGAAGCGTAAAGATAGTGTGTGGGGCTCTGGAGGTGGGCAGCAATCTGTCAATCACCTTGTTAAAGAGGTAATGATTGGGTATTGTTTTCAACTTAATTTATATGTATTCCTCTGAGTGAAATAAATTGTGGCTACTAGCTGTTATTTTCATGGACAAAAATTAAGTTCGGTCTTACAGCGGtaattggaaaatgaaataattcttttatatttgactttatgagcttttattataaattatatgataAAAAATGAGTCTGTTAAAAGGGCTTTCATGAATAATTATAAGCAAGCCATCTATGAACTTCAAAGGAATGCCTGAAatctttttcttatattattatttaataattttcaaatgctGTTGAAATGAGGTTTTCTTTTAGCTATTCAATAAATACGCTTATATATGAGCAATTTAAAACTAGATAGTCTTAAGTAATGAGTTAGGAATTATGAGCACTAGAGTAAATGAGAGTGTTAGATTTTTGTGAGGACGTTCACTACCTATAtgcatgttttaaaagaaaattgatagtaatcccagcactttgagaggctgaggtgggtggattgcttgaggccaggagttcaagaccagcctggtcaacatggtgaaaccccatttctactaaaaatacataataattagtcaggcatggtggtgcgcacctgtaatcccagctactcaggaggccgaggcaccagtattgcttgaacccaggaggcggaggttgcagtgaaccaagatcacgccactgtactccagcatgggtgacatgctgtgtctcagaaaaaaaaaaaaaaaaaaaagcgatttATTGCATTAAAATGCCAGATTTATTccctgtggattttttttttttctggctgtgtTGTGGTATTCTGTAAcaagaaaccaaaaaacaaacaaaaaaaaactccttaTCTGCAGATTTCTTTAAGAAAAGGCATGCAACTAGAAGATTTGTAGTTCATGTGCTTCTGATTTTTGAGTATAATCTTTTCATGTAactgtaattttgatttttagtaaatcttttaatgaggggtgtgtgtgtttgtgtatgtgtatctagCTTAAGTGTTAAGGAGTTCAAAATGTAGTTAGAGCCCTTGaccatttttgcttttatatatgttaaaatagaTGAGTCAGTGTTTGTAATGTTGTGATTGcagtatctgtttttaaaaattaaacaattattaGAAAAATTGAGGTATAAAAATAGTCAAGatgccagggcaattaggcaggaaagataaaaggcatccagattggaaaggaggaGATAAAACTAGTTGTATTCCCAGGTAACATGATCTGTATTCAGAAAATTTGAATGAATCCACATTTTTTTAACACCCCAAGACTGAAACCAAACTATTAACTAAAAAATGAGTTCAGAAAGGTTGCAAGATACAAGATTAGTACACAAAATTCAATTCTATATACAGTAGGAATGAATGATCTGAAATGAAATTACTGCATTtatgatagcatcaaaaataaaatacttaggaataaatttaacaagacAAATGCAAgtcttgtacactgaaaactgtaaaacatgttgaaagaaattaaagaagacctaaataaatagaatgatatCCCATGGTTATGGATTAGgatacttaatattgttaagatggtaatactctccaaaattaataattttggaAACTGGACAAGATGTTTTATGGTGTATGAATTCTCTCTcaataaagaaaattgacaagataaaaaaggaaataataccaGTATATGAGTTTAAGGTTGACATTATTTGGATATTCGCTTACATGGAAGGGTTGGATCAAAGAAGACTTTTAGAAGTGtataaatgtatttgtaatttATCATTCTCAGAAGTGCATGGAATTTGATGGggtatatttttaatacttttaaagttATGTAACAAATGTTAAAAGTAAGTAATACAATTTGAATAAcaagtacagtcatgtgccacacaatgatgttttggtcagTAATGAACTGCATGGGATGGTGGTGGTCCCACAAGGttctaatggagctgaaaaattcctatcattGAGTGATATGGAGACAGTTGTAATGTTGTAGCACAGTTACTTTGTTTTTTcgtaaatttagtgtagcctaagtatacagtgtttataaagtgcATAGCAGTGTATGGGTAATGTCTTAGGCCTTTACATTCACTAACCACTCACTCATTGAATCACCCAGAGTAACTTCCATCCTGAAAGCTCTATTCATATTGAGTGCTTTATACAggtgtatcattttaaaaatcatttatactgtatttttactgtaccttttctatgtttagatacacaaataccattgtgttccaATTGCCTATATCATTCAATATACTGAcctgctgtacagatttgtagcctaggagcaataggctatatcatatagcactggtgtgtagtaggctataccatctaggtttttGTGAGTATACTGTATGATGTTTGCACCATGACAGTCATGTAACACACTTTTCAGAATGTATCCCTATTAAACGATGCATGATTATGTATTAGTCTGTaattataaagtaaatatattcaaatgctatgctttaaatatttacttacatGTAAATATTACATCCTAAAGCATGACAgcaattaaattttactttaccttttatgaaaatacattataaaagttGGAAGGATACTTAAATacgatttttttaaattcagtcagCCAGCATTCAGTATTCAGACAACTAGATATGTGCCCACCACATACAAAGAGGATTTTAACAAAGAACATATAGGCAAAAATATTCCTAGCTGAAGCTCTTGTGCTGAAAAAGTTCTCCCACTTTTTTGAGATGTTCAAGTTTGAGCAGGAAAATCAAGACTTTGTTTCTTTACAGCTGGAAACTGAATTATTGAACATTTTAGATAATGAGTTTCAAATTCTCagttgtagagaaaagagaaactatGTGGAAATCTTTGCCCTGTCTAGTAATGCCCCATTATCATCTCTCATTTTTTGGCTCTCAATGCAGGATTAAGAGCATCTTGATAGAAGTGAAATATTTATGCCACTTTATGTTGAAACTTTGTTAGTGCCCTCTAGTGGTATTTAAAATCCCTTATTTTTAGTGGCACACTAAAGCATTATGGTCACAACCCAGTACGCGTCCATTATAAACCTACTCGTAGATCTCAGTGATTCAGACACACTGAAGCATTGCATTTGAGTCATAATTATGAACCATTTAAAAATtagggatttattttttaattatgaaaaattctGTGAGTACCATGTCCAGTCTATATGTTACTAGCTGTTactcattatttcattatattggAATGAGGGCAAATAATCCTGTAGGCAAGCacgatattttaaaagttaggaaTTCTAACACATCTCAACTTTTAAATCTAATAGATTGATATGCTGCTGAAAGAATATTTACTCTCTGGAGACATATCTGAAGCTGAACATTGCCTTAAGGAACTGGAAGTACCTCATTTTCACCATGAGCTTGTATATGAAGTAAGATTACCTTGCCATGTCAAAGAGAATTATTAAGTGTTCCTTTTTGTACCATAGTGACTtacatgctttttaaataatgtacATCCTTTTTTTAATATCAAAGGAGGaagtggtttttaaatttttactattACAAAAGGCATCTGATACATTTAGGAGTGGTTTCACATATGAATTAACCAAAAATTCACTCATTGATTCAATTTTTAGGCTGTTATAATGGTTTTAGAGTCAACTGGAGAAAGTACCTTTAAGATGATTTTGGATTTATTAAAGTCCCTTTGGAAGTCTTCTACCATTACTGTAGACCAAATGAAAAGAGTAAGTATAACATTATTTTTGAACAACTTC
The window above is part of the Rhinopithecus roxellana isolate Shanxi Qingling chromosome 11, ASM756505v1, whole genome shotgun sequence genome. Proteins encoded here:
- the PDCD4 gene encoding programmed cell death protein 4, whose protein sequence is MDVESEQILNVNPADPDNLSDCLFSGDEENAGTEEIKNEINGNWISASSINEARINAKAKRRLRKNSSRDSGRGDSVSDNGSDALRSGVTVPTSPKGRLLDRRSRSGKGRGLPKKGGAGGKGVWGTPGQVYDVEEVDVKDPNYDDDQENCVYETVVLPLDERAFEKTLTPIIQEYFEHGDTNEVAEMLRDLNLGEMKSGVPVLAVSLALEGKASHREMTSKLLSDLCGTVMSTSDVEKSFDKLLKDLPELALDTPRAPQLVGQFIARAVGDGILCNTYIDSYKGTVDCVQARAALDKATVLLSMSKGGKRKDSVWGSGGGQQSVNHLVKEIDMLLKEYLLSGDISEAEHCLKELEVPHFHHELVYEAVIMVLESTGESTFKMILDLLKSLWKSSTITVDQMKRGYERIYNEIPDINLDVPHSYSVLERFVEECFQAGIISKQLRDLCPSRGRKRFVSEGDGGRLKPESY